The Rhineura floridana isolate rRhiFlo1 chromosome 8, rRhiFlo1.hap2, whole genome shotgun sequence genome includes a region encoding these proteins:
- the LEP gene encoding leptin produces the protein MRCPSISLCGFLWVWLPLFHSRPVKIDKVVADTRSLTKTIIARIQEHQFPPVSPKVNGFDFIPGQLPVESLESIDETLEIFHQLLSSLPPQVPVTQISNDVENLRSLLQMLGSHLRCPLQRPSVADALGNLTELMAISPYTRAVVTLDRLQKCLQSIAKYLDHVQNC, from the exons ATGCGCTGCCCCAGTATCTCCTTGTGTGGGTTTTTGTGGGTCTGGCTGCCCCTCTTCCACAGCCGGCCTGTGAAAATTGACAAGGTTGTAGCTGACACCAGAAGCCTCACCAAGACCATCATTGCCAGGATCCAGGAGCATCAG TTCCCTCCAGTGAGCCCGAAGGTAAACGGGTTTGATTTCATTCCTGGGCAGTTGCCTGTAGAGAGCCTGGAGTCCATTGATGAAACCTTAGAGatcttccaccagctcctctccagCTTGCCTCCACAAGTGCCGGTCACACAAATATCCAATGATGTGGAGAACCTCCGGAGCCTTTTGCAGATGCTGGGCTCTCACCTCCGCTGCCCGCTCCAGAGACCTTCTGTGGCCGACGCCCTGGGAAACCTGACAGAGCTGATGGCCATCTCCCCATACACCAGGGCAGTGGTGACTTTGGACCGGCTCCAGAAGTGCCTACAAAGTATTGCCAAGTATCTGGATCATGTTCAGAACTGCTAG